In a genomic window of Methanorbis rubei:
- the aroA gene encoding 3-phosphoshikimate 1-carboxyvinyltransferase: protein MKLIVSHSQLRGITAAPPSKSHTHRAFILAALADGTSVVSSPLFGEDTNATLDAVEALGAEVSRTPENDTVTIRGGKLRPSAKIIDCKNSGTSIRILAGVAAQLAGTTSLTGDASLCSRPMKPLLDAFTELGVTVTSRDGCAPFSVTGPVSGAAVHIRGDISSQFISALLIGAPLSKNELSVHLTTLLTSRPYVEMTIAAMKEHGVSVVTTEDGFFVPKNQKYSPADARVGGDYSSAAFLFAAGALTGDVIVTNLYPKDPQGDKMFIDLLESLGAGVNRTSSGEVRVTKGPMHGADVNLADAPDLFPIAAVLATQCEGTTRLFGAAHLRFKESDRIKSTAMFLQSMGADITETEDGCIVNGPCALSGTNVTTFGDHRIMMAAAVAGLIADGDTVIDDAECCAVSYPNFVAAMQALGAHMRFA, encoded by the coding sequence ATGAAATTGATCGTATCCCACTCACAATTGCGCGGAATCACCGCAGCCCCGCCGTCCAAGAGTCACACGCACCGCGCCTTCATCCTCGCAGCGCTCGCCGACGGAACGTCGGTGGTCTCCTCCCCGCTGTTTGGCGAAGACACCAATGCAACGCTTGACGCGGTGGAAGCGCTCGGCGCAGAAGTTTCCCGCACCCCAGAGAACGACACGGTCACCATTCGCGGCGGAAAACTTCGGCCCTCCGCAAAAATCATCGACTGCAAAAACTCAGGCACCTCGATACGGATTTTAGCCGGAGTTGCCGCACAGCTTGCGGGGACGACCAGCCTCACTGGCGATGCGTCGCTGTGCTCGCGGCCCATGAAACCGCTGCTTGACGCATTTACTGAACTCGGTGTCACGGTCACGTCAAGAGACGGCTGCGCACCGTTCAGCGTAACAGGTCCCGTATCGGGAGCCGCGGTGCATATCAGAGGCGATATCAGCTCGCAGTTTATTTCGGCACTCCTGATTGGAGCACCCTTAAGCAAAAATGAGCTGTCAGTTCACCTCACAACGCTCCTCACCTCGCGGCCGTATGTCGAGATGACGATTGCCGCAATGAAGGAGCACGGCGTTTCTGTCGTAACAACCGAGGACGGATTTTTCGTTCCGAAAAATCAAAAATACTCTCCGGCTGACGCACGGGTTGGCGGCGACTACTCCTCGGCCGCGTTTTTGTTTGCCGCAGGAGCACTCACCGGCGATGTCATCGTGACCAACCTGTATCCAAAGGATCCGCAGGGCGACAAAATGTTCATCGATCTTTTGGAGAGCCTTGGTGCTGGCGTCAACCGCACCAGTTCAGGCGAAGTCCGCGTGACCAAAGGGCCGATGCATGGAGCAGACGTAAACCTTGCTGACGCTCCCGACCTCTTCCCGATCGCAGCGGTGCTTGCAACCCAGTGCGAGGGAACGACCCGCCTGTTCGGCGCTGCTCATCTGCGGTTTAAGGAGAGCGACCGGATTAAATCGACCGCGATGTTTCTGCAAAGCATGGGTGCCGACATCACGGAAACCGAGGATGGATGTATTGTCAACGGGCCGTGTGCACTTTCGGGCACAAATGTTACGACCTTTGGCGACCACCGGATAATGATGGCAGCAGCAGTTGCAGGACTTATTGCAGACGGCGATACGGTTATCGATGACGCCGAGTGCTGTGCGGTGTCGTATCCGAACTTTGTTGCGGCAATGCAGGCGCTCGGCGCACATATGAGGTTTGCATGA